Sequence from the Zeugodacus cucurbitae isolate PBARC_wt_2022May chromosome 2, idZeuCucr1.2, whole genome shotgun sequence genome:
gaATTTTGAACAGCTTtccaatattttacatattttttattccatttataattaaaattaatattaaacattaataaTTAAGCTCTAGCCCATAAACAAAGTATacatatagaaaattataaatatttgatccCTTTTTCTCACCTTGCCAAATCGGTGGTTTCCACATACCTCAAATATTAGTTTAGTTATTAAATGCAAGTAATTTAATTTCTGCGTAACACATCTATACGAACTTATAGATAAAACAGAACAATTATAATTTCGATCGAGGATTTTTCAGAATTTCTCTTAAGACGCGACGTAAAATTTTACCACTAGGGTTTTTAGGAATATCCTTGACGAAAATTACTCCACCACGCAATCGTTTCGCTGGCGATACGTTCTCTGCTACAAATTTAATAACCTCCTCTTCACTTAGCACAATATTTGGTTGTTTAACAACAAATGCCAACGGCAACTCGCCAGACGCTTCGTCCGGTTTTCCAATAACTGCCGCATCTTTAATCTTTGGATGTGTCAACAATAAAGCCTCAATCTCAGCTGGCGGCACTTGGAAACCTTTATATTTAATGAGTTCCTTAATTCGATCCACAATGAAAAACTCAAAATCGTCGTCGAAGTAACCGATATCACCGGTATGTAGCCAACCATCTTGTATAACATCCTGTGTAGATTTGGTGTCTCCTATGTAACCTTTCATAATGCAATCGCCCTTGAAACACAGCTCACCACGTTGATTGGGACCAAGTGGTTTACCAGTTTCTGTGTCAATTACTTTTGCGTAAATACCCATTTTAACGGTGCCCACACTTCCCGGCTTGCAGGCCGCATCATGTTGTACTAAAACAGTAAGCGTCGATTCACTCAAACCATAACCTTGACGAATGATAGGCACCCCAATCCTGTattggatatacatataaatataaaatatttgttattacaaATTTCTCTCTCTTGCCTCTTTGTTATCAATTCCTGAGTCTCCTTGCTAAGTGGTGCTGCAccgcaaaacaaaaacatcaacGATGACAGATCATATTTATCCACAAGTGGATGTTTGGCCAAAAATACCATTAATGGCGGCACCATATATGCCATCAAAACGcgatatttcttaaaaatacacatacatttgtaaataaagtGTGGATGACATatattaattaactaaattcaGTAGGATTTATTTACCTCAATTGCTCCCAAAAAgagtttttcttcaaatttaggCAAATACACCAAAGTGGTTCCcaatattgatgttataattaaTGTAAGGCAGCCAAATGCATGAAACCAAGGTATAACTGTTAGTAAAGTAATCCCGCCAATTGAAGTGGTTGTTGGTTcactattaaattttacaaaaatagtatTTAGTACATTTATgttatgagaaaaatataattttaattaaacttacaACTGTGAATCCAGTAAAGAAAGGATGTTCAACTGTGTTAGCTGGACGCCTTTCGGCATGCCGGTGGTGCCAGAAGAGCAAACAATCAGTGCGACATCTTCCTTTTTGTTCGCTACAGGCGTATCAAAGTAgtcttttgatttaatttttgtactgtTCATAAGCTCATCATAATTGAAAAAGTTATCATTTGAACTATTAGTGCCATATAAAACAATTGACTTCACGAAATTGTTAGTTTTAGCCACTTTTGCAATAAGATCTACAGTAAGATTTGAAGCAAATATCACTTTGGGCTTCGATAAATTAATTGCATGATGCACTTCGCCTGGAACAGAGATATGATATATATTGAGTTCAA
This genomic interval carries:
- the LOC105211369 gene encoding uncharacterized protein LOC105211369, with protein sequence MASLLPGNIVYAGPITCTQSHAYKSLGHFILEKCKSFGTQTVMIDAVTGQEYTAKYMYDSVARMAHVLQHLGVKAGDVVGLASENNVRFAITLFASFAVNATVAPLNVTYSEREVHHAINLSKPKVIFASNLTVDLIAKVAKTNNFVKSIVLYGTNSSNDNFFNYDELMNSTKIKSKDYFDTPVANKKEDVALIVCSSGTTGMPKGVQLTQLNILSLLDSQFEPTTTSIGGITLLTVIPWFHAFGCLTLIITSILGTTLVYLPKFEEKLFLGAIEKYRVLMAYMVPPLMVFLAKHPLVDKYDLSSLMFLFCGAAPLSKETQELITKRIGVPIIRQGYGLSESTLTVLVQHDAACKPGSVGTVKMGIYAKVIDTETGKPLGPNQRGELCFKGDCIMKGYIGDTKSTQDVIQDGWLHTGDIGYFDDDFEFFIVDRIKELIKYKGFQVPPAEIEALLLTHPKIKDAAVIGKPDEASGELPLAFVVKQPNIVLSEEEVIKFVAENVSPAKRLRGGVIFVKDIPKNPSGKILRRVLREILKNPRSKL